From the genome of Pseudomonas sp. AB6, one region includes:
- a CDS encoding helix-turn-helix transcriptional regulator, whose protein sequence is MESLDSLNNDLNQLIQQMIISITELNGDKAIENALEWLRCQCCCERALFYQFKGPVLLTCITSNVDSIWRDLYRHARLSVDDPVVRGLRESPGFLEWDLAFGMHPPTHAFKELIEDYMLMPGASYAYSNEAHASQGVITVCSLNAMSRPLTDNDRYLLSSLVPILHMAGRGRKFHTKALTEKELEVLKWARAGKTAWEIGVIREISEATVKYHFKSIYSKLGVSNRAQAVGEALYQGILK, encoded by the coding sequence AGAGCTTAACGGTGACAAGGCAATCGAAAATGCCCTTGAATGGTTGCGGTGCCAATGTTGCTGTGAGCGCGCCCTGTTTTATCAATTCAAGGGGCCGGTATTGCTAACGTGTATCACGTCGAACGTAGACAGTATCTGGCGCGACCTCTACCGTCATGCACGATTGTCAGTTGATGATCCGGTTGTTCGCGGTTTGCGAGAGTCACCAGGGTTTTTAGAGTGGGACTTGGCCTTTGGCATGCACCCTCCGACGCATGCATTCAAAGAACTAATTGAAGACTATATGCTGATGCCAGGCGCTTCATATGCCTATTCCAATGAAGCTCATGCCAGTCAGGGCGTCATTACAGTTTGTTCACTCAATGCCATGAGCCGTCCCCTCACCGACAACGACCGGTATTTACTAAGCAGTCTCGTGCCTATTCTGCACATGGCCGGAAGAGGCCGGAAATTTCATACCAAAGCGCTAACCGAAAAAGAGCTTGAAGTGCTCAAGTGGGCGCGGGCAGGCAAAACAGCGTGGGAAATCGGGGTCATCCGAGAGATTTCCGAAGCTACAGTGAAGTACCACTTCAAAAGTATTTATTCCAAATTGGGCGTTTCAAATCGGGCGCAAGCGGTGGGGGAGGCGCTGTATCAAGGCATTCTCAAATGA
- a CDS encoding DUF3509 domain-containing protein — MTFIQEKFASVFSEFEVTTQLRPDGGVLLTLRNTEGKQIRRSVTYAQLHTPVQLDWVISAIRRDLAAQASELPAISMLQSQHRFDLPTYHTR, encoded by the coding sequence ATGACTTTTATCCAAGAAAAATTTGCATCCGTATTTTCTGAATTCGAGGTGACTACTCAATTACGCCCTGACGGGGGCGTCTTACTCACCCTACGCAACACTGAAGGTAAACAAATTCGCCGCTCGGTGACCTATGCCCAACTGCACACCCCCGTTCAATTGGATTGGGTGATCAGTGCGATTCGTCGTGACTTGGCCGCGCAAGCCAGCGAACTTCCCGCGATTTCGATGCTGCAAAGCCAACACCGTTTCGATCTGCCGACTTACCACACCCGTTAA